The proteins below come from a single Bacteroidales bacterium genomic window:
- the trxA gene encoding thioredoxin, translating to MALEFTDANFEEVVIKSDKPVLVDFWAEWCGPCRMIAPLVAELSTEYEGKALIGKVDVDSNPGIATKYGIRNIPTILFIKGGQVVDKQVGAVPKQKLVEKLEALL from the coding sequence ATGGCATTAGAATTTACTGACGCAAATTTTGAAGAAGTGGTTATCAAATCAGATAAACCTGTTCTTGTTGATTTCTGGGCTGAATGGTGTGGTCCATGCAGAATGATTGCTCCATTGGTTGCTGAACTTTCAACGGAATACGAAGGCAAAGCATTAATCGGGAAGGTAGATGTGGATAGCAATCCCGGTATTGCTACAAAATATGGAATCCGCAATATACCTACAATCCTTTTTATTAAAGGAGGCCAGGTAGTTGATAAGCAGGTTGGCGCTGTTCCCAAACAAAAGCTTGTTGAAAAACTGGAAGCGCTTTTATAA
- the dnaE gene encoding DNA polymerase III subunit alpha encodes MPDFTHLHVHTQYSILDGASDIKVLMNKVREYGMKSIAITDHGNMFGVLEFLKASKEIKEKYDYYIKPIIGCEMYVADGSRFEKKGKEDRSGFHLILLAKNYEGYKNLSRLCSFAFKKEAFYYTPRIDKELLAEYHEGLIASSACLGGEIAQYILQNNEEKAEQSLKEYYNIFGEDFYLELMDHGLREQKEVNKKLIEFASRYNIKCIATNDSHFVNAEDAKAHDILVCLNTGRDYDDPNRMRYTGNEYLRSPEEMEKLFAYYPEAIANTNEIVEKIEQYELKHEVILPSFPLPVGYTDEDEYLRYLTYKGAEILYPDMSDDIRNRIDYELLVIKEKGFAGYFLIVSDYINAAKEMNVAVGPGRGSAAGSAVAFCIGITAVDPIKYNLLFERFLNPERPSMPDIDVDFDDDGREKVKNYVVQKYGVDKVASIVTFGTMAARSAIRDVARVLKLPLSEADRLAKMIPGNDPKMTLKKAYAEVPELREAKEKGSPLVQDTLIFAEKLEGSIRHTGVHACGIIIGRNNLMEHLPLSTAKDTDLMVTQYEGEQVEYVGMLKMDFLGLKTLSIISDTIQNIELRHNIKVDIEKIPLDDELTFSLFQKGDTVSIFQFESEGMRSHLRELKPTNIEDLIAMNALYRPGPMDYIPLFINRKKGKEQIEYPHPWLEGILKATYGIMVYQEQIMQAAQVMAGYSLGQADLLRRAMGKKKAEVMEQQKSVFVQGAVKKGVDKEKAEEVFHVMEKFANYGFNRSHAAAYSVIAYQTAYLKAHYPAEFMAAVLTRNLNDIKKITFLMDECKRMGIEVLGPDVNESEMRFIVTKKGIIRFGLGAVKGVGESAVDAIVAERRENGNYKNIFDVAKRVNLRACNKRCFEALAMAGAFDSFPDVHRAQFFYQESNEESNTIDKIIKHGSIIQSKKSQSQHSLFGETEETDIPDPKLPDCEPLSKLDLLNKEREVTGIYISGHPLEDYKVEIENFCNVSLIELEDLKKFKNRELVFAGIITSVAHKTTKTGKPFGTFVLEDYEGSIQISLFSEDYVKFRQYLTKDYSLFIRARVAQRYNQPDQLELKINTISLLSEVLKKFVTQITVHIPLAELTEDLIKKIAVHLKKNSGSSSICFSVHDNVGKLSVELPSRKIKVDSSEFLKAISKIPEIKYKLN; translated from the coding sequence ATGCCTGATTTTACTCATTTACACGTACACACTCAATATTCTATTCTTGATGGCGCATCGGACATAAAGGTACTGATGAACAAAGTTCGCGAATACGGAATGAAATCTATTGCCATTACCGACCATGGCAATATGTTCGGAGTACTCGAATTTCTTAAAGCATCAAAAGAAATAAAAGAAAAATACGATTATTATATAAAGCCGATTATTGGTTGCGAGATGTATGTAGCTGATGGAAGTCGGTTCGAGAAAAAAGGAAAAGAAGACCGCAGCGGATTTCACCTGATATTACTGGCAAAGAATTATGAAGGATATAAAAATCTTTCAAGGTTGTGTTCGTTTGCATTTAAAAAAGAAGCTTTTTATTACACCCCCAGGATTGATAAAGAATTGCTCGCAGAGTATCACGAAGGGCTTATTGCCAGCTCAGCATGTCTTGGTGGCGAAATAGCTCAATATATTTTACAGAATAATGAGGAAAAAGCTGAACAATCCTTAAAAGAATATTACAATATTTTTGGTGAGGATTTTTACCTGGAGCTGATGGATCATGGGTTACGCGAACAGAAGGAAGTAAATAAAAAATTGATAGAGTTTGCTTCACGATATAATATAAAATGTATAGCCACTAATGATTCGCATTTTGTAAATGCTGAAGATGCAAAAGCGCACGACATCCTCGTATGCCTGAATACCGGAAGGGATTATGATGACCCCAACCGTATGCGGTATACAGGAAATGAATACCTGCGTTCACCGGAAGAAATGGAAAAATTGTTTGCATATTATCCTGAAGCCATTGCAAACACAAATGAGATTGTTGAAAAAATTGAACAATACGAATTGAAACACGAGGTCATCCTTCCTTCTTTTCCGCTGCCTGTGGGATATACAGACGAAGATGAGTATTTGCGCTATTTAACATATAAAGGAGCGGAAATTTTATATCCTGATATGTCCGACGATATTCGTAACAGGATAGATTATGAATTGTTGGTAATAAAAGAAAAAGGTTTTGCCGGTTATTTTCTAATTGTTTCAGATTATATAAATGCTGCAAAAGAAATGAATGTAGCGGTAGGGCCGGGGCGTGGTTCTGCAGCCGGTTCTGCTGTGGCTTTTTGTATAGGCATCACTGCTGTTGATCCAATAAAATATAATCTTCTTTTTGAACGTTTTCTTAATCCTGAACGTCCGTCAATGCCCGATATCGATGTGGATTTTGATGATGACGGTCGTGAAAAAGTAAAAAATTATGTAGTACAAAAATATGGTGTAGATAAAGTAGCTTCTATTGTTACTTTTGGTACCATGGCTGCACGTTCGGCAATACGCGATGTAGCAAGGGTTTTAAAACTTCCATTATCCGAAGCCGACAGGTTAGCGAAAATGATCCCGGGCAACGACCCTAAAATGACTTTAAAAAAAGCCTATGCTGAAGTTCCTGAATTGCGCGAGGCTAAAGAGAAAGGTTCACCACTTGTTCAGGATACGCTCATATTTGCTGAAAAACTGGAAGGCTCAATACGACATACCGGTGTGCATGCCTGTGGAATTATTATCGGAAGAAATAATTTAATGGAACATTTACCATTAAGTACAGCTAAGGATACCGACCTGATGGTTACGCAATACGAAGGGGAGCAGGTTGAATATGTGGGCATGCTTAAAATGGATTTCCTAGGTTTAAAAACGCTTTCCATTATAAGTGATACCATACAGAATATTGAATTACGTCATAATATAAAAGTAGATATAGAAAAAATTCCTCTCGATGATGAACTAACCTTCAGCTTATTTCAGAAAGGTGATACAGTAAGTATTTTCCAGTTTGAGTCCGAAGGTATGCGCTCTCATCTTCGTGAATTGAAACCTACAAATATTGAAGACCTGATAGCGATGAACGCTTTGTATCGCCCGGGCCCTATGGATTACATTCCTTTATTCATCAACAGGAAAAAAGGAAAAGAGCAAATTGAATACCCGCATCCATGGCTTGAAGGCATACTTAAAGCAACATATGGAATCATGGTCTACCAGGAACAGATCATGCAGGCAGCACAGGTTATGGCGGGTTACTCACTTGGTCAGGCCGATTTACTCAGGCGTGCTATGGGTAAGAAGAAGGCTGAAGTGATGGAACAACAGAAAAGCGTGTTTGTTCAGGGTGCTGTGAAAAAAGGTGTAGATAAAGAAAAAGCAGAAGAAGTTTTCCATGTAATGGAAAAATTTGCCAACTATGGATTCAACAGGTCGCATGCTGCAGCGTATTCTGTAATTGCATATCAGACCGCTTACCTTAAAGCACATTATCCTGCCGAATTCATGGCTGCTGTTCTTACACGTAACCTTAATGATATAAAGAAAATTACTTTCTTAATGGACGAATGCAAACGAATGGGAATTGAAGTTTTAGGTCCTGATGTTAATGAAAGTGAAATGAGATTCATCGTAACAAAAAAAGGAATAATACGATTCGGGTTAGGCGCTGTTAAAGGTGTTGGTGAATCGGCAGTTGATGCTATTGTTGCTGAACGCAGAGAAAACGGTAATTATAAAAATATTTTTGATGTTGCCAAACGTGTGAACCTGAGGGCATGTAATAAACGATGCTTTGAAGCATTAGCAATGGCAGGCGCCTTCGATAGTTTCCCTGATGTGCATCGCGCACAGTTCTTTTACCAGGAATCGAACGAAGAATCCAATACGATAGATAAAATTATAAAACACGGTAGCATTATACAAAGTAAAAAATCACAATCGCAACATTCATTATTCGGAGAAACAGAAGAAACGGATATTCCAGACCCGAAGTTGCCCGATTGCGAGCCGCTGTCGAAATTGGACCTGCTTAATAAAGAAAGAGAAGTTACAGGGATTTATATTTCAGGGCATCCGTTGGAAGATTATAAAGTTGAAATTGAAAATTTTTGTAATGTTTCATTGATAGAACTGGAAGATTTAAAGAAATTTAAAAATCGTGAATTAGTTTTTGCAGGCATCATAACATCGGTTGCACATAAAACTACTAAAACCGGAAAGCCTTTTGGCACCTTTGTTTTGGAAGATTATGAAGGTTCAATACAAATTTCATTATTCTCGGAAGATTACGTAAAGTTCAGGCAATACCTTACCAAAGATTATTCTCTTTTTATAAGAGCCAGAGTTGCCCAGCGATATAACCAGCCTGATCAGCTGGAATTAAAAATAAATACGATTAGTTTGCTTTCGGAAGTACTTAAAAAATTTGTAACTCAAATTACAGTACACATTCCGCTGGCTGAGCTTACCGAGGATTTGATAAAAAAAATAGCAGTACACCTGAAGAAGAATTCAGGAAGTTCTTCAATATGTTTTTCCGTTCATGATAATGTGGGGAAACTCTCAGTTGAGCTGCCATCGAGGAAAATAAAAGTCGATTCTTCAGAATTCCTGAAAGCAATTTCTAAAATTCCCGAAATAAAATATAAACTGAATTAA
- a CDS encoding PAS domain S-box protein — protein sequence MAIKNIRYIILGFSILSCIIGYVFHFFDHKKTDINTDDTIFLISIISLALYGISYIGRLKQKPVIIAYAFEMVIAVWFISLTALNNFPEDFSYLLILFILMLGIIYTDTKGFLIFHLSILVVLIILAFLAVNPITHLVTFILLYVASGILMYFILKTKEKTQSKLEKAKANALSILQSSVGFFFFLDKDFKIISFNKFAKEIYSKEMHMELEEGKSILQYMPPDSHESLLKTLNECKNGKIIKNEKKANFPGGPSVWVENTFTPVYDNKNIFLGISFQTVNIDERKAIEEALIESEKKFLQMAENINDGLWIGTQSELIFINTAFEKIWGVKKEDVIKNPQLIQKAMHPEDFEVLSKKYPNRRNEFNPSDEQYRIIRADGEIRWVWARRFPVFDEVKNLYRTVGIVTDITDKKNTEAKILQQNEFLQTLINTIPNPVFYKDEKGRYLGCNKAFENNIGGKKENLIGKNVYDLSPKELADIYFEKDNELFKNPDLQIYESKVKYTDGSIHDVIFHKATFEKNDGSIGGLVGVILDITERKKFEDALYLSEKRFKEMSDTLPLLVYETDEKGNITYFNKAGFSYTGYTLEDFEKGLTLPMMFPPGEMERAMRNANRTMKGTIVGAKEYMLKRKDGSLYPAIINTVPIVKDNNVIGRRGVVTDITELKKVEEKVKASLKEKEILLKEIHHRVKNNMQIISSILRLQSSSIDNPVIHEVFLDAQQRINTMALVHEKLYQAKNFANIDVKEYINDLVSSISSLLNSNPNKIKVVMDVEPISINLDTMIPVGLILNELITNSMKYAFSDGRNGIISIKLKKEKDNRFRLTHSDNGIGFPENYDIENSQSLGLRLVYTLSEQLNGQVTFTNKNGSTFIIEFSELVRKI from the coding sequence ATGGCAATTAAAAATATTCGTTATATTATTTTGGGATTTTCAATTCTTTCATGCATTATTGGATATGTATTCCATTTTTTTGATCATAAAAAAACAGATATTAATACGGATGACACAATCTTTTTAATTTCAATAATCAGCTTAGCTCTTTATGGAATATCTTACATTGGCAGACTTAAGCAGAAGCCTGTAATAATTGCATATGCTTTTGAAATGGTTATAGCTGTATGGTTTATTTCTTTAACAGCGCTAAATAATTTTCCGGAAGATTTTTCTTATCTGCTGATTTTGTTTATTCTGATGTTGGGAATAATTTATACTGATACAAAAGGTTTTTTGATCTTTCATCTTTCTATATTGGTTGTGCTTATAATTTTAGCGTTTCTGGCTGTAAATCCTATAACACATCTTGTAACATTTATACTGCTTTATGTTGCTTCCGGAATTTTAATGTACTTTATATTAAAGACAAAAGAAAAAACCCAGTCAAAATTAGAAAAAGCAAAGGCAAATGCATTATCAATACTTCAAAGTTCTGTGGGTTTTTTCTTTTTTCTGGATAAGGATTTTAAAATAATTTCATTTAACAAATTTGCGAAAGAGATATACAGCAAAGAAATGCATATGGAGCTGGAAGAAGGGAAATCGATTTTACAATATATGCCTCCTGATTCACATGAGTCGTTGCTGAAAACACTGAATGAGTGTAAGAATGGTAAAATAATAAAGAATGAGAAAAAAGCAAATTTTCCGGGAGGTCCTTCGGTGTGGGTTGAAAATACTTTTACTCCTGTGTATGATAATAAAAATATTTTCCTTGGAATATCTTTTCAAACAGTAAACATTGATGAACGAAAAGCAATTGAGGAAGCTTTGATAGAAAGTGAGAAAAAGTTTTTGCAAATGGCCGAAAATATTAATGATGGATTATGGATAGGAACACAGAGTGAACTCATTTTTATAAATACAGCTTTTGAAAAAATATGGGGCGTTAAAAAAGAAGATGTGATAAAAAACCCACAATTAATTCAAAAAGCAATGCATCCTGAAGATTTTGAAGTTTTATCAAAAAAATATCCAAACAGGAGAAATGAATTTAATCCATCTGATGAGCAATACCGCATAATAAGGGCTGATGGCGAAATCCGTTGGGTGTGGGCAAGAAGATTCCCCGTGTTTGATGAAGTAAAAAATCTTTATAGGACAGTAGGTATTGTTACAGATATTACTGATAAAAAGAATACAGAAGCAAAAATATTGCAACAAAACGAATTCTTACAAACCCTGATCAATACCATTCCGAATCCTGTTTTCTACAAAGATGAGAAAGGTCGGTATTTAGGATGCAACAAAGCATTTGAAAATAACATAGGAGGAAAGAAGGAAAATCTTATTGGTAAAAACGTTTATGACCTTTCGCCTAAAGAACTTGCTGATATTTATTTTGAAAAAGATAATGAATTATTTAAAAATCCGGATCTGCAAATTTATGAATCGAAAGTAAAATATACCGATGGCAGTATTCATGATGTGATTTTTCATAAAGCAACATTTGAAAAAAATGATGGAAGCATAGGTGGGCTGGTAGGAGTTATCCTTGATATCACTGAACGTAAAAAATTCGAAGATGCTCTTTATCTCAGCGAAAAACGATTCAAGGAAATGTCCGATACATTGCCATTACTGGTGTATGAAACGGATGAAAAGGGCAACATTACATATTTTAATAAAGCCGGTTTCAGTTACACAGGATACACACTTGAGGATTTTGAAAAGGGACTGACGCTGCCCATGATGTTTCCTCCCGGCGAAATGGAACGCGCGATGCGAAATGCGAACCGAACAATGAAAGGTACAATTGTAGGTGCAAAAGAATATATGCTTAAAAGAAAGGATGGTTCGCTCTATCCTGCAATTATAAATACGGTACCTATTGTGAAAGACAATAATGTTATAGGAAGACGTGGAGTGGTTACGGATATTACCGAATTGAAAAAGGTAGAAGAAAAAGTAAAAGCATCATTAAAAGAAAAAGAAATTTTACTTAAAGAAATTCATCACAGGGTAAAAAATAACATGCAGATTATTTCATCTATCTTAAGGTTGCAATCAAGCAGTATAGACAATCCTGTAATTCACGAAGTCTTCCTTGATGCTCAGCAGCGGATAAATACTATGGCATTGGTGCATGAAAAATTATACCAGGCAAAAAATTTTGCTAATATTGATGTGAAGGAATATATAAATGATCTGGTAAGTTCTATCTCCTCTTTATTAAATTCAAATCCTAATAAAATCAAGGTGGTGATGGATGTTGAACCTATTTCAATAAACCTCGATACTATGATTCCTGTGGGATTAATTTTGAATGAACTGATTACAAACAGTATGAAATATGCTTTTTCTGATGGCAGAAATGGAATCATAAGTATAAAACTGAAAAAAGAAAAAGATAACCGGTTTAGGTTAACACATTCCGATAATGGTATCGGGTTTCCTGAAAATTATGATATTGAGAATTCGCAATCGCTTGGATTGAGATTGGTTTATACATTGAGCGAACAGTTAAACGGGCAAGTCACATTTACAAACAAGAATGGCAGTACATTTATAATTGAATTTTCTGAACTGGTAAGAAAAATATAA
- a CDS encoding M28 family peptidase, with the protein MKKHTLPFILLISFFLLNKVNSQDTRAYDPVIQTIVDKVNGDTIWNDMTVLSAKQRYTTNSNSVQAANYLKNYFLAIGFDTAYFQTYTISGVSYVAPNVIAVKYGLTYPDSVIVVGAHYDVYASNAPGADDNGSGTAAVMETGRAIIGHDYKRTIKLVCFSGEEQGLYGSKAYANNAYTSGEKISAAITMDMIAYVKSGDAVNSDVYYNTNSTGLKNNYATITSLYISGFTVANATYPSSAGSDVDSFWNKGYKAIFPCEGQYSSLPSSDHCSPYMHSSSDVVGATGNSKPQAQKITQSVVATVVTIAELETFTDLNYTNSLNENFYLNISPNPVSTNAVVKYFIPENSTVKISVYDIYGKLYKTLKCFHEHSIGSPSEIILLVDDLSSGIYFLKLESTCGSVTKKFLVNK; encoded by the coding sequence ATGAAAAAACATACACTTCCTTTCATTTTATTGATATCCTTCTTTCTTTTAAATAAAGTTAATTCACAGGATACCCGGGCGTACGACCCTGTAATACAGACGATAGTTGACAAGGTTAATGGCGATACAATATGGAATGATATGACCGTTCTGTCAGCGAAACAGCGATACACAACTAATTCAAATTCGGTTCAGGCGGCAAATTATTTGAAAAATTATTTTCTTGCTATAGGATTTGATACGGCATATTTTCAAACATATACTATATCGGGGGTTTCATATGTGGCACCTAATGTAATTGCTGTGAAATACGGACTTACTTATCCCGATTCGGTTATAGTTGTTGGCGCTCATTATGATGTGTATGCTTCAAATGCTCCCGGCGCTGATGATAATGGAAGCGGTACTGCCGCTGTTATGGAAACAGGAAGGGCAATAATTGGACACGATTACAAACGTACCATAAAATTAGTTTGTTTTTCGGGAGAAGAACAAGGCTTATATGGTAGTAAGGCATATGCAAATAATGCTTATACTTCAGGCGAAAAAATTTCGGCGGCTATAACCATGGATATGATTGCGTATGTAAAATCGGGTGATGCTGTAAATTCAGATGTTTATTATAATACCAATTCAACCGGGTTGAAAAACAATTATGCCACAATAACTTCTTTATATATTTCAGGGTTTACTGTTGCCAATGCAACTTATCCGTCCAGCGCAGGCTCTGATGTGGATTCATTCTGGAATAAAGGATATAAAGCTATTTTCCCATGCGAAGGGCAATATTCATCGCTGCCTTCAAGCGATCATTGTTCTCCGTATATGCATTCATCAAGTGATGTGGTTGGTGCAACAGGAAACTCAAAACCCCAGGCACAAAAAATCACACAAAGCGTAGTTGCTACTGTTGTAACCATTGCGGAACTGGAAACATTTACGGATTTGAATTATACGAATTCATTAAATGAAAATTTTTATCTGAATATTAGTCCTAATCCTGTTTCAACAAATGCTGTTGTGAAATATTTCATTCCAGAAAATTCAACTGTGAAAATTTCTGTTTATGATATATATGGAAAACTTTATAAAACATTAAAATGCTTTCATGAGCACAGTATAGGAAGCCCTTCCGAAATAATTTTACTGGTTGATGATTTGTCTTCTGGAATTTATTTTCTGAAATTAGAATCCACATGCGGTTCTGTAACAAAAAAATTCCTGGTGAATAAGTAA
- a CDS encoding 30S ribosomal protein S16 has product MATKIRLQRFGKKGQPFYHIVIADGRAPRDGKFIEKIGVYNPLTVPATIDLNFEKALKWIQNGATPTDTAKAILSYKGVMYKNHLLKGVAKGALTAEVAEAKFQKWIEEKQAKISSKINQKAQESKTELKKRLEAEAKIKEQRETELAAKRAKLAEKEAEKKEEVTEAPAEEEPKTEA; this is encoded by the coding sequence ATGGCAACGAAAATAAGATTACAGCGTTTTGGAAAAAAAGGTCAACCTTTTTACCATATTGTAATTGCGGATGGTCGTGCACCACGCGATGGAAAATTCATTGAAAAAATCGGGGTATACAATCCCTTAACTGTTCCTGCAACCATTGACCTTAATTTTGAAAAGGCTTTGAAATGGATTCAAAATGGAGCTACTCCTACTGACACGGCTAAAGCAATTCTTTCATATAAAGGTGTAATGTACAAAAACCACTTATTAAAAGGTGTAGCAAAAGGTGCATTAACAGCAGAAGTAGCAGAAGCTAAATTCCAGAAATGGATTGAAGAAAAACAAGCTAAAATTTCAAGCAAAATCAACCAGAAAGCACAGGAAAGCAAAACTGAGTTAAAGAAAAGACTTGAAGCTGAAGCAAAAATAAAAGAACAAAGAGAAACAGAATTGGCTGCAAAACGTGCTAAACTTGCCGAAAAAGAAGCTGAAAAGAAAGAAGAAGTTACTGAAGCACCAGCTGAAGAAGAACCTAAAACCGAAGCATAA